From one Caldithrix abyssi DSM 13497 genomic stretch:
- the ftsA gene encoding cell division protein FtsA — protein sequence MEKNDIICGLDIGTTKIAAIVGKLDEEGNLNVVGVGTHPSHGLRRGVVVNIEKTVNSIKQAVQQAELTSGHRITRVFAGIAGDHIRSLNSKGVIAVSGKDKIITKRDVGRVLDAAQNISLPKDRKILHVLPQEFTVDNQDGIKNPVGFAGTLLEAEVHIITGAITAIKNIINCIEEAGYEVGNNIVLEPYASSLSVLHDDERDLGVAIIDIGGGTTDIAIFFDGAIRFTKVLGIGGEQVTNDLAQGLRTSKEQAEEIKKKYGLAMQSMLQRDELISVPGVAGRLPREISRSVVAAIVEPRMEEIFQLALKYMERSEAFDSLGAGVVLTGGASLIEGTKELAQRVFGMPVEVGIPRVYGGLVETVRSPVYATGVGLLYYAIKHGDQGGGGRIWSDLLIRVKKMVEDMFG from the coding sequence ATGGAAAAAAACGACATTATTTGCGGTCTTGATATTGGCACGACCAAAATTGCGGCCATTGTGGGTAAGCTGGATGAGGAAGGAAATTTAAATGTTGTGGGAGTGGGGACTCATCCATCGCACGGGCTGCGCAGGGGCGTGGTGGTCAATATTGAAAAAACGGTCAATTCGATTAAGCAGGCTGTTCAGCAGGCGGAACTAACCAGCGGGCATCGGATTACGCGCGTTTTTGCGGGTATTGCGGGCGATCACATTCGTTCGTTAAACAGCAAGGGCGTAATTGCGGTGAGCGGAAAAGATAAAATCATCACTAAAAGAGACGTTGGTCGCGTCCTGGATGCAGCCCAGAATATTTCTCTGCCTAAAGATCGGAAAATTCTTCATGTGCTGCCTCAGGAGTTTACGGTGGACAATCAGGACGGAATTAAAAATCCGGTGGGCTTTGCAGGCACGCTTCTGGAAGCGGAAGTGCACATCATCACCGGAGCGATTACGGCGATTAAGAACATCATAAACTGCATCGAAGAAGCCGGTTATGAGGTTGGAAATAATATTGTGCTTGAGCCTTACGCTTCCAGTCTTTCTGTTTTGCACGACGATGAGCGGGATTTGGGAGTGGCCATCATTGATATTGGAGGAGGCACCACCGATATTGCCATTTTCTTTGACGGCGCCATTCGCTTCACCAAAGTTCTGGGCATTGGCGGCGAGCAGGTTACCAACGATCTGGCACAGGGCTTAAGGACATCCAAAGAGCAGGCGGAAGAGATCAAGAAGAAGTACGGTCTTGCCATGCAATCCATGCTGCAGCGAGATGAATTGATCAGCGTGCCGGGCGTGGCCGGTCGCTTGCCGCGGGAAATTTCGCGTAGCGTGGTGGCGGCCATTGTTGAGCCGCGCATGGAGGAGATCTTTCAACTGGCTTTAAAGTACATGGAGCGTTCGGAGGCGTTCGATTCATTAGGCGCCGGTGTTGTTTTAACCGGCGGCGCTTCGCTTATCGAAGGGACCAAGGAACTGGCGCAGCGTGTTTTTGGCATGCCGGTGGAAGTTGGAATCCCGCGCGTTTACGGAGGACTGGTAGAAACGGTGCGCAGTCCGGTTTACGCCACCGGTGTGGGTTTGCTTTATTATGCCATTAAGCATGGCGATCAGGGAGGCGGCGGAAGAATTTGGTCTGATCTATTGATCAGAGTTAAAAAAATGGTAGAAGATATGTTTGGTTAA